CCAGCAGAGCAAAGCTTCGGTTCTCTGCTGCCCGGTTAACTAGTTTAGTTACTAAAGCTGGAACTGGGAATGTTAGCTTAGCATAGATTCATATGCTAGTTAGCAGGGTGGGATCTCTGAAGTTGACAACTTCGGAACAGCGAAGCCTTCATACATCTCCAGTGTGTGGATCGGAGCGGCTCCTCGCTATGTATCATCATGTCTTGTAATCGGCTTTAATCTATTTCCGTCGGGGGCAGCGAGGAAACGATGCTAGTATGTAAAAGTCAGGGTTGACCTGCATGAATCCGCTGGATTTGATCTCTGCTTCTCTATCCTCCCGGAAGCACACATACAACGAGAAAGTAAATGAATATTTCCACGTGTGATTGGTGGAGATGCACCAGTTATTTCACCCGAGTAAAATTACATATATGTTATTGCTGCTCAtcaattccttaaaaaaaatctgcaattatTCTGGTTCTATACATCAACCAACAGCATGgactattttttaataaaaatcgCGTAAAGGttacagacaaatgttttgtgcatattattgcaatattttaatccctttattttctgttgaattcAGAGGGGGGCTCTTCTTATTAACATGTCAACACCAGCTGTGCTTTAAATTCCTAAGCAACTCTATGTCTGTGACGTACTTAATATCATTAGCATCATACTAGTGTCGTTTTGGCTGTTGATTTTAACCGTGCAAGattaccaaacaaaaaaaaaaagtatattgaTATTCAAATGCACCACATTATTTTAATCACTTGAAAGTAACATCCACTGATGAACACAAAATTAATAGTAAACAAATTAGCAAGTTTGATGTGTTTGATTTCCCTAACAGTGGCAGCAGCAAGTTGCAGGGAGATTAATCTATTATTTGTGtaacaactaaaaaaacaacctagaaatattttttcaatgtgTAATGGGATTTAGTTTGTAttgttgcaatattttaatcccttcattttcttttgtattcagagttattttctaaaaaaaaaaagaagaaaaatcaccaaagcattaaaaaaaaaggagagaattTATCATGCTCTTGGGGACCGCCTGGTGGTGCGGGGGTcctaagcagctgcttaacTCACAATTTCTTCTTTGGTTGGCTCTGGTTTGTGGTACTTATTAAAAAGTAGAACTTTAAAATAAGCAACATatccaaatgtaaaaatatgtgatGCCCTCAAACCAAAACAGAGACGCTGACCTGTTATTTCACCAGACGTCGTGTGAATCACTTTTATCGTACCCTCCTCTGACCCAGGCCTTCTCCAGCACAGCAATGGAGCCATCAGAAAACGCTACTGGCAACCACACCCTGAACTCGACAGGCGCCGAGGGCTCATGGGAGATCAGCGACAAGACCAGACTGTGCCGCTTCCTCTGCTACGGCTCCGAGGGAGACATCTACACCGCCAGAGAGCAGGGCCGCGTCTCCACGGAGACCGCCGGAGCCCTGCTGTCGCTGCTGCAGGAGGGGAGAGGCGCAGAGGCGGTGGAGGAGGCGAAACGGTTCGCCCAAGGCGGCAGCGCCGTCAGTCCGGGCCCGGCCCTCTTCGCCTTGGCCTTGTGCTCGCAGCATTCGGAGCTGAAGACGAGGCAGGCGGCTTTCAAAGCCCTGAGGGAGGTCTGCCGGGACCCGGCCCACTTGTTCTCCTTCGTCCAGTACAAGAAGGAGCTGAAAGAAGGGATGAAATGCGGGATGTGGGGGCGCGCCCTGAGGAAGGCCGTGTCCGACTGGTACAACGAGCAGGACGCCCTGAGTCTGGCTGCAGCGGTGACCAGGTGTAAACAGAGAGAGGGCTGGTCGCACCAGGACCTGCTCAGGCTCTCCCACACCAAACCGGCCACAGAGGGTGAGTGAGGGGCGGACAGTTTGGGAGCGAAggcactcaaaaaaaaaaaaggcatgtaTGGCTTATGGAACTGCTGCTTGCCGTAGCAATGTGAGATTTATTACAAGCCACACAAGACTCCAGCTgcatctccatccatccatccattttctatacaccccttgtccctaatggggtcgttgctggttccaatctccagctacgttctgggccagaggcggggtacaccctggacaggtcaccagtctgtcgcagggcaacacagagacatacaggacacacaaccattcacacacacactcacacatagggagaatttagagagaccaattaacctgacagtcatgtttttggactgtgggaggaagccggagaaaccggagagaacccaccatgcacagggagaacatacagaaagaccccgggccgggaatcgaacccaggaccttcttgctgcaaggcaacagcccTAAGTGCAGACTCCACTGTGCAGTCAGCTGCATCTCCATTAAccttaaaatttcacaaattgaaTTGAcgaaaataatttctaaaacatgacATTGGCGTGTTTCTATTTTTACCGATAAAGTTTTTCAATATAAAGATTTTTGCTCtaagatgaggtggtttttcagccgtatTAAGATATGCCTGTTTCGCAAAACTTGCAATGAGAAACACTTTTCTTCACATCACACAAATGACACCTGATCAACATCCAGATGTTACTGCTGGCAGGAACCACAAGCATACACACGTTCATGTAACTGTTTTCTTCCGTCGGTGCCTTGATTATTATTGTGTGAAACAAGCttatttatgtgtgattttaattgaactacttaatgtaaaaatgcaattacaaaattattattattacctttatctatttattttatattagcAGAAGATTgacaaagatttgcacacatCTGCAATGTAAACGCAACTactggtaaaaaacaaacaaaacaaaaacaacacaccacATAGTGCTCATCACGTCTCTCAAAGGGGAGCAtttagaaacaggaagttatcaATGGACATAATGTAAAGTTGATTGGTCTTATCAATAAATTGATACGAGTTTCCTTTTGTATCAAGACTCTCaaccattttttctttaactttaaagGCTAAAAAAACACGAACaataagctaaattaaaaaaaaagaagcatatttGAACCGTTTTTGCATCAGCTGTTTTTACATAGccaattaattgtttgcatccctaCTTAGAAACACATTCTAGTATTAAGAGCTTGAAAACAACaagcttctttttgttttgttttggggttttttccactttaaaaatgtcactttttaaagtgaaattccATGATTGCACAAGAATAAGAGACGAGCGAGAAACGTCGGACGTCTCCGCTTGCAGCGTCCCACGTTTTGACCGTTAAACAGTGACGACCGACTCTTTGTGCTTCCAGCTGTTGCCTTGATCAGCAAATATGTAACAAAAGGGTGGAAGGAGGTCCAGGCGGCTTACGAGGACAAAGAGAAGTCGGAGGAAGTGGTCAAAGTGCTCTCCTATCTGGAAGTGTTGGAAAAGGTCAAGCGCAGCTGTGACGAAGTGGAGGTCAGCGGTTTAATAGAGGAGCACAAGCTGGAGAAGGAGCAGCTGCTTACTGACCACCTGAGGTCAAAACAGGTACGCTGCTTTTCTTTGACACTTTCACCGGTGAGGCCACGTCTGCAATTTCCACAAATTAGACAGAAAGGGGAGATGTGACAGAGATTTTTCAATCTACAGTTTTTCTAACAATGAAGCTGTTTTATAGCCGATACGGTGCAACGGACTTAGCAAGCTGGAATAGAGTTTGAATGAAGAGTCTGAATGAAATCCACATCGGCAGAAATCCATGTCCGCCGATTTTCACTTGTCTTTGGAGTGGAGCCCTGAGATACAGCAAAAACTTCGGTATTGGGTAAGGACCCGTAATCCTGGGGGTTTGTGACGGCCGTTAGTTGTAcctcaaaacacaaacatcttaaACTGCCCCCATCCGCATCCCCAAAAATGGCTTTGAGCCCCCAGTAGACGTTCACTGTTGTGAATGTATTTGAGAGCTAACACTGTACAATACTGTTCAGTCCAACATTTAAATATCCAGATTTCAAATGATGTTTAACGATGACCCCAGAAGACCAGCACGTTTTCTGGATCGGGTTCCTAACttgcagaaatactttattaaaaacccaaaaagccGTGAAAGAATGAAACAGTGAAGTTACCGAAACGGCCAGGACTCAAGCTAACACTGACGCTGAAATCCGCCAACTTTGAGCATTGTTCTTGCAGGAAATGGCTTCCACACGGACAGTTCTGTTAGTGCTTGGATATGGTGCGTTCACTGACCAGACGAAAGGTCAAATTTCTTAGCTTCCATCTCACTAGTCGCTGGTCAGGGCTGTTGATAAGAAAATGACATtaaccattattttaggaagttGACGATATTGAATAAACCTAAATAAGCACCGTTTTTGCACTTAAACAGTTACGGTAAATACCGGTTTCTTTAAACCGGAAATCTGGTAACggtaaactttttttctttctttctgaaggTGTGGAGTGCCCTGCTGAAGGAGATGTCTCTGCATTCCATTCTTAAAATCCTGGGAAAGATGACGTCCAACAAACTTCTTGAGCCACGGAGCGCAGAGACCCAAACCATCTGCGAGAGGCTTCAGAACGAGTCGTCGCTAAAGAAGGTACCATGGCTAACATCCTCCAACGGCGTCGCCGTTTTTCCGTGCCGCACGTGAAAACGTTTCCATTTTGAACCCTCCAGGCCAACATCCACCCTTTCAGCATCCTTTTGGcttcagaaaactacaaacgAGGTCAAGGCTTCCAGGGCAAAACAAAGTGGGAAGCGGACAGTAGCATCCTCAAAGCCATGGACTGGGCTTTTTACACAAGCTTTCTGGTGAGTTTTCCGGGTCTCCCGAGTTCCTCCTCAGCCATCGCGTTCTTACTAAGAACATGGCCACTCTCGTTTCCGTTCCTCAGAACGTGGAGCCCGTCGGGAAGCGCTTCGTTGTGGCTGTGGACGTGGGCACGTCGCTGACCAGCATCGTCCCGGGAACGGCGATCAGCACGGCGGTTGCAGCTGCAGCCATAACCATGGTGAGCCCGGAGCAGAGTGAGGGAGACTTTACGCTGTAGCAGAGGGAACAGCTGCGTCTGTTGGGGCATGCTGGGAATTCTTGGCAAATTCCTTCCGCGCCATGTTGGTCCACAGGGGCCCCTCAGAGGTTACTAGCCGGGGAACGTGACATCGCAAAATCAAACGGAAGAGTTTTGTTTAGATGTACCGAAGAGAGGCAGAGTTAGATTGGTTGTTGTTTCAGTGTCTTTTATGcctgtttgctgcagatttttGCCCGGACAGAAGCAAACACGGACGTCCTGGCCTTCTCTGAGGGCGCTGTGGTTCCgtgctctctttctgcagacATGTCGCTTGCAGAAGTAACTGCTGAGCTGGTTAAGGTAAGACCAAcagctgttttctctccttctgcaggtgtagaagcAGACCTCTGGTGTGTCCACTGGTCATCTCTACGCTGCATTCTGTCCTCCACTTCTGTTTCCTGCTtccctttaaaacatttctccctttcttttccATCTGCAATCTGCCGCTACAGTGTCCCAATTGCATAATTTGTGGATATTTTGTtagtcaaaaaataaacactgttaGGTGTCCTGTTGTTTTGTACATCCTgtgttcattatttattttattgattgattatttgatATATTTGCTTGTAGCAAAGAACTGTGCCCCAATTTCATTGTCCTTGTGAACACCGTATGGAAATttacaatgacaataaagactTTACTCACTtacttaaactttaaaaaaaaaagaaaaaccttgagtgttgctgaattaaaacaattctccAGAGAAAAATGGGTCAAAAATTCCTCCAGAGTAGAAGACTCATTATTTCCTTCAAAAGCTTGATGCCAGTTGTTGATTTGTAGGCGCAATCACTTCttcaaactgtattttgtattaattctggacatttttgtctgacatttaagtttgtttgatcgaaaacatttaaatgtaaccaattaaaaaaagcaaaaacagaagaaaaatcaaagaaattgcGCTCACACTGCCTTACATGTGCAAACCGAGGCGCTTTGCTGCCCTCAGCAGGTCATTTGTGGTAATTCAGCGCCACTCTCCTGTCTGAATTGAAAACTTGCCAATTTCCCaccctgccttttttttttaaccccacTACTGTTGCCTGTTTGAGTTATAGTTAGCctgaaaacagatgtttctgttgAACTTTTCTCTTCCAGTTCCCCAGCGGCAGCACCGACTGCACCCTTCCCGTCACATGGGCCACAGAAAACGGGAAGTCTGTGGACATGTTCATCATTCTGACCAACAACCCACTGTGGACGTTTACAGCCAGCCCAGTGGAGTCTCTGAAGAAACACAGACATGTAGGTTTGTCTCTGTGAGACACTTTGGTCTTCTTTCAGCTCTTCCCTTCCTGACTCTGTGAGCTGAAGCATTTCAGTGCGAATAAGGTACTTCTGAATGCATTGCTGCTAGCATCAGCAACACGTGTTCTACAATGTTGTCTCAGGTTTTAGAGACCTGAGactccccccacacacacacacacacacacacacacacacacaagtctAGAGATTATGggtgttttttaaacattcttctctttctcctcaACTACAGGCATCAGGCACAGATTCCAAGCTGGTGATGTGCGGCCTGACCTCCATCGGCCACGCCATCGCAGACACAGAGGACCGGGGATTACTCAGCATCTGCGGCTTTGACCTCGGAGCGTTCAGCGTCATCCGGAACCTCGCCCTCGACCTTATctgacccgacccgacccgaccccaTCCAATCCGACAAAATCCGAGGCTCGCACACGCAGAGTTCTGGAGTAACTAATCtccctctttaaaaaaaaaaacaaaaaaacatgctgacACTTACAATTCCAGATTTTTGTATTCCGTTCTGACTAAGCGTCCAGCGGGCTGGACGGTTCTCCAACGATGTCACAGGGTACCGATACAGGGTACGCTGCAGGTGGCGCGACTACACAGCAGGccgattctggttctggttctggttaagACACTAACCTCTCTCATTTCCAGCTAGAAGATGAAGTCAGAATGTTGGGTTTATTTTGAGGTGGTTTcttgtagttttcttttctttctttcttttttttttttttactctggtaGCAGGTTTGAGGTAAAGTAGGTGAAGCTGGAACTAATTTTATGTAGTATGTTTATAAGTTATTAACCGAACTATGGGAAATGAAGAAGGGAGGACAAGAGGAAGCACCAAAAAATCCACAGGATAACTCTCTGTTCTGtgtaatttttatgatttatttagttttgatttgAATACTAACATTGATTCATTTtagaatgttttagttttattcctgtttaaaCCCTCCATCACTTTTGTTATATCCGAATagtctctctctccctctctctctctctctgtctctctcgaACTAACTACTGTCCTGATAAAAAGTTTACCTCTACTCATCAGGCGcataaatgccacaataatttCGGGCgtttatttcaatttgttgGAATgactgtttataaaaacaacatttaagtgCACAAGTTTGAATGTAGTGCAGATTTAATCCACATGATCTGTAGCACATACAATCTGCGTAAGCAAATATTACTggttgcttttttccccttgaATTCTGTAATTTTGATGCAGTGTGgtttggggggggaaaaaatcacattattcacattttatttaaacttagCTATCCAGTTCTTGTTTTCTACATCTCCTGACGACATAAGCTGTATAATCAGTCCACTCTGGGAAAAACAATGGTTCAAACGCGTCACTGAAACACTAAGATTGAAGACATTCGAACCCACGATGGGTGGATGTCAAGTTCTGACTGGCACTGTATATCAGGGTGTTCCCTTTTAAATGGGATAACTTATTTTTTGAAggagtgttttttatttgtttgagcAACAAAGTTATGCAAATGTCAAGGACTCCAACAGATTTTGATGAAAGTTGAGAGAAATTGGCTCAGTTTCTCGTTGTAGTCAGAAATCTATGCATTGCCATTAggtaggggtgcaccgattgcaagTTTCTGGCAGAtcaacagatatttaaaaagcctgattCCAGTTTTAActgttctgatttttttattttttttttctgaaaattggaaaaatataGCATCAAAATCACTTGAGTTGGCAACACCTTGGTGACTATTGTTTACTTCGCATGTTCCGATGTGACCTCTGTCCGGTCTCACTATAGAACAGAACGTGACTGTGGTTCGTTTTCACGTCTTTGCGCAGGTAGATGAGGTCAGCTTCAGATATAGGTATCAGCCGATCGCCTGAAATTAAGTTAACCTGCGCCGATTTCTTGGTGCACCCCTGCAATTAGAACAATACTGTATTATGTGAAGATTAACTGTAGCTGGGCAAGAAGAACTGTTCACCATGACTGAATCTGCT
This is a stretch of genomic DNA from Gambusia affinis linkage group LG12, SWU_Gaff_1.0, whole genome shotgun sequence. It encodes these proteins:
- the ro60 gene encoding 60 kDa SS-A/Ro ribonucleoprotein isoform X1 → MNPLDLISASLSSRKHTYNEKAFSSTAMEPSENATGNHTLNSTGAEGSWEISDKTRLCRFLCYGSEGDIYTAREQGRVSTETAGALLSLLQEGRGAEAVEEAKRFAQGGSAVSPGPALFALALCSQHSELKTRQAAFKALREVCRDPAHLFSFVQYKKELKEGMKCGMWGRALRKAVSDWYNEQDALSLAAAVTRCKQREGWSHQDLLRLSHTKPATEAVALISKYVTKGWKEVQAAYEDKEKSEEVVKVLSYLEVLEKVKRSCDEVEVSGLIEEHKLEKEQLLTDHLRSKQVWSALLKEMSLHSILKILGKMTSNKLLEPRSAETQTICERLQNESSLKKANIHPFSILLASENYKRGQGFQGKTKWEADSSILKAMDWAFYTSFLNVEPVGKRFVVAVDVGTSLTSIVPGTAISTAVAAAAITMIFARTEANTDVLAFSEGAVVPCSLSADMSLAEVTAELVKFPSGSTDCTLPVTWATENGKSVDMFIILTNNPLWTFTASPVESLKKHRHASGTDSKLVMCGLTSIGHAIADTEDRGLLSICGFDLGAFSVIRNLALDLI
- the ro60 gene encoding 60 kDa SS-A/Ro ribonucleoprotein isoform X2, coding for MEPSENATGNHTLNSTGAEGSWEISDKTRLCRFLCYGSEGDIYTAREQGRVSTETAGALLSLLQEGRGAEAVEEAKRFAQGGSAVSPGPALFALALCSQHSELKTRQAAFKALREVCRDPAHLFSFVQYKKELKEGMKCGMWGRALRKAVSDWYNEQDALSLAAAVTRCKQREGWSHQDLLRLSHTKPATEAVALISKYVTKGWKEVQAAYEDKEKSEEVVKVLSYLEVLEKVKRSCDEVEVSGLIEEHKLEKEQLLTDHLRSKQVWSALLKEMSLHSILKILGKMTSNKLLEPRSAETQTICERLQNESSLKKANIHPFSILLASENYKRGQGFQGKTKWEADSSILKAMDWAFYTSFLNVEPVGKRFVVAVDVGTSLTSIVPGTAISTAVAAAAITMIFARTEANTDVLAFSEGAVVPCSLSADMSLAEVTAELVKFPSGSTDCTLPVTWATENGKSVDMFIILTNNPLWTFTASPVESLKKHRHASGTDSKLVMCGLTSIGHAIADTEDRGLLSICGFDLGAFSVIRNLALDLI